The genomic window CCTTCGAACCTGGGAGAAACGCATGCCCTCGATGCAGGCAGTTCTTTGTGCATTTTTGCTCTGCGCCGGGGCCCTGGGCCAGAGGCCATCCAATGCACGGCCGCTCACGGGCAGAGTCGTGGACGGGGACGGCAGGCCGGTGTCCAAGGCGAAAGTGGATTGGGCGGAAGTCGGAACCTTCCGGTGTCTGGGGGAGGTCGAGACGGACCCGGATGGGCGTTTTTCACTGAAGGCGCCGGAGGGCCAGGTCTGGGTCTCCGCCCGCGCACCGGGGTTCGCCCCGTCGGCGAAATGGGTCGACGTCCTGGAGGGGCGGGCGACGGCGCCACTCTCGGTTTGCCTGGGCAAGGGGGATGCGAAGCTCAAGGTGAAGGTCACGCGCCCGGATGGGGGGGCCATCCCCAGGGGTGAGGCCTGGATCCAGGAAATATCGGACATCCTGGCGGAGAAGCTGTTCCGGAGCGACGTGACCGGAGGCGCGTTCGAACTCGTCCTGCCCTCCGGAACCTATCGCCTGCGCCTGAAATTCCCAGGATTTCCCGATGCCGAAGGTTTCGCGCGCCTCGGTGGAGACCAGACCCTCACCGTCCCCCTGCGGTCCCCTTCTTTGCCCCCGGGGCCCGCGGTCAAGGCCTGGGTCCGCCAACAAGCCCTGCCTCTTGCGGACCTCCGGGCACTGGATCCGGTCATCGGGGACTCCAGACTCGTCGGGTTGGGGGAGGCCACCCACGGGACCCACGATTTCCAGGCCTTCAAGACCCGGATGATCCAGCATCTGGTCGCGGACAAGGGGTTCTCGTTCGTGGTCTTCGAAGAGGACTTCACGAAGGCGGAGGTGGTGAACGCCTACGTGCTCAGGGGGGAGGGCGACCCGGAGTCGGCCCTGGCCCAGCTGGATGTGAACTGGTGGGATACCCGCGAGGTGCTGGAACTGGTCCGCTGGATGCGGTCCTGGAACGCAACCCACGAGCGGAAGGTCTCCTTCCGGGGCAACGATACGCACACGGTTTCGCCCCACTACGCCGGTCTCATGGCGGGCCTCGCCCGGGTGGACCCGGTCTTCGCCGCCGAGACCGCCGCCCGGGGACTGGATGCAGCCTTCATCCAGGCTGCCGAGATGAGGACTCACCCCACCAAGGAGACGCTCCGGAAAGGGCTTCTGCTGGCCGATGGGGTCGTGGCCGGGCTGAAGGAGCGGATGGGGGCCTGGGAGGCCGGCACCGCCGAGAAGGTGATGCTGGACGCGCGGATGACGCGGCAGTATTTCTGGAGGTATTCGGGGGTGGATCCCTACATGGCCCGGGACAAGGTCATGGCCGACACGGTTTTGGCATTGCTGGAACAGGCCGGCGAGGGTGCCCGCGGAATCCTGTGGGCCCACAACGGGCACGTGGGGATGGAGGACATTTTCGGATTCAGGAGCCAGGGCGGCTACCTTCGGGAGGCACTGGGGCAGGGGTACCGCCCCATTGGGTTCTCGTTCAACCGCGGCAGATTCCGGGCCTGGACCCATCCCCTTGAAAGCGGCCTTGGCGAGCTGAACTTCGAGCTGGGGAGGGCTCCCGCCGACTCCGTCGAAGGGATCCTGGCCTCGGCGAGGCTTCCGCAGATGGCCATCGATCTGAGGCGACTTCCGAAGGGCGGGGCCGTGGGGGACTGGTTCCAAGCTTCGCACCCCATGGTGGGGATCGGAGGCGGCTTCTGTCCCGGCGAGCCCGACTACATGCTCTTCCGCTCCCCGACCCGGGTCGCCGCCGCCTTCGACGCCGTGG from Geothrix sp. 21YS21S-2 includes these protein-coding regions:
- a CDS encoding erythromycin esterase family protein, with the translated sequence MQAVLCAFLLCAGALGQRPSNARPLTGRVVDGDGRPVSKAKVDWAEVGTFRCLGEVETDPDGRFSLKAPEGQVWVSARAPGFAPSAKWVDVLEGRATAPLSVCLGKGDAKLKVKVTRPDGGAIPRGEAWIQEISDILAEKLFRSDVTGGAFELVLPSGTYRLRLKFPGFPDAEGFARLGGDQTLTVPLRSPSLPPGPAVKAWVRQQALPLADLRALDPVIGDSRLVGLGEATHGTHDFQAFKTRMIQHLVADKGFSFVVFEEDFTKAEVVNAYVLRGEGDPESALAQLDVNWWDTREVLELVRWMRSWNATHERKVSFRGNDTHTVSPHYAGLMAGLARVDPVFAAETAARGLDAAFIQAAEMRTHPTKETLRKGLLLADGVVAGLKERMGAWEAGTAEKVMLDARMTRQYFWRYSGVDPYMARDKVMADTVLALLEQAGEGARGILWAHNGHVGMEDIFGFRSQGGYLREALGQGYRPIGFSFNRGRFRAWTHPLESGLGELNFELGRAPADSVEGILASARLPQMAIDLRRLPKGGAVGDWFQASHPMVGIGGGFCPGEPDYMLFRSPTRVAAAFDAVVFFDRTSPIQPNPSKWSIIDLPVGPVNPAPCNLHFQAERPGSGWALTSFESEDAPPGRNEAIPAPVSVTAEGGTWILSLGCFPGNPLKVPVMGQAVEAAPYRGREVRFSARVKCGHEVRLWLRTGRSGHPSGLAVRSRKIEGGWTHMEVKARIPRDATTIAFGFASLGQAPLLIQGVALTKR